A genomic stretch from Achromobacter spanius includes:
- a CDS encoding extracellular catalytic domain type 1 short-chain-length polyhydroxyalkanoate depolymerase, with protein MARSFTNLFFKAAKKLSKLQRTAMRMATPKPARKRATSARKAAAKTGPATAAPRQPVAPSLGSGRWEGSRQFSDGQGRQLSFARYTPVSAPPTGMPLVVMLHGCRQTALAFARGTRMNQWADAGGFMVLYPQQSMTRQVQRCWRWFQPDDAHGGAEADLIAALIQSEVARYGLDPERVYVAGLSAGAGMAALVALRHPSLIAAVAMHSGPVVGDAHSATGGISTMRRGSVKPLLPMLASVSNPAVFQLGMPALILQGQLDPAVAPRNAKQLFEQFRALNDLRPEDVPVERVLGLGTDKAYRRVDLLRGRKAVLRLCEITRLEHAWSGGDASVKYHARVGPDASALVWRFFQGLRRTGAGRPKS; from the coding sequence ATGGCGCGCAGTTTTACCAATCTGTTTTTCAAAGCGGCAAAGAAGCTGAGCAAGCTGCAACGCACGGCGATGCGCATGGCGACGCCCAAGCCAGCCCGCAAGCGGGCCACGTCGGCGCGCAAGGCGGCGGCCAAGACAGGGCCGGCCACGGCTGCTCCACGGCAGCCCGTGGCGCCATCGCTGGGTAGCGGGCGCTGGGAAGGCTCCCGGCAGTTTTCCGATGGTCAGGGGCGGCAACTGAGCTTCGCGCGCTATACCCCGGTTTCCGCGCCGCCCACGGGCATGCCCTTGGTGGTGATGTTGCATGGCTGTCGCCAGACCGCGCTGGCGTTCGCGCGGGGCACCCGGATGAACCAATGGGCGGACGCTGGTGGCTTCATGGTGCTGTATCCGCAGCAGTCCATGACGCGCCAGGTGCAGCGCTGTTGGCGCTGGTTCCAGCCCGATGACGCCCATGGCGGCGCCGAGGCCGATTTGATCGCGGCGCTGATCCAGTCGGAAGTGGCGCGGTACGGGCTGGACCCCGAGCGTGTCTATGTGGCGGGCCTGTCTGCGGGCGCGGGCATGGCGGCCTTGGTGGCCTTGCGCCATCCGTCATTGATCGCGGCGGTGGCGATGCACTCCGGGCCGGTGGTGGGCGACGCCCACAGTGCCACGGGCGGCATCAGCACCATGCGGCGCGGCTCGGTCAAGCCCTTGCTGCCGATGCTGGCAAGCGTGTCGAACCCGGCCGTGTTTCAACTGGGCATGCCCGCGCTGATTCTTCAAGGCCAACTCGACCCGGCGGTGGCGCCGCGCAACGCCAAACAATTGTTCGAGCAGTTCCGCGCACTGAACGACCTGCGCCCCGAAGACGTGCCGGTTGAGCGCGTGCTAGGCCTGGGCACTGACAAGGCCTACCGACGCGTGGACTTGCTGCGCGGTCGCAAAGCCGTGCTGCGCCTATGTGAGATCACGCGGCTGGAGCATGCCTGGAGTGGGGGCGACGCCTCGGTGAAGTATCACGCCCGGGTCGGGCCGGATGCGTCGGCGTTGGTGTGGCGGTTCTTCCAGGGCTTGCGCCGCACCGGCGCGGGCCGGCCAAAATCCTAG
- the trhA gene encoding PAQR family membrane homeostasis protein TrhA yields MFPNDRPQTFGEEIANTISHGVGAVGALAAAPILIVAAVRQGDAAFIAAAAVFAASMCLLYLASTIYHALPLCRAKQIFNVLDHSAIYLLIAGTYTPFALGALRGPWGWTLFGLVWAMALLGVGLKASKRLNRPALSTGLYLAMGWLVIIAVKPLIESVPSGGLAWLVAGGLAYTGGVVFFVFDNRWRYSHFIWHLFVLAGTVCHFFAVLWYAA; encoded by the coding sequence ATGTTTCCCAACGACCGCCCCCAAACCTTCGGCGAAGAAATCGCCAACACCATCAGCCACGGCGTCGGCGCCGTGGGCGCTTTGGCCGCCGCGCCCATCCTGATTGTGGCGGCAGTCCGTCAGGGCGATGCCGCCTTCATCGCGGCGGCGGCGGTTTTCGCGGCGTCGATGTGTTTGCTGTATCTGGCGTCCACCATCTATCACGCCTTGCCGCTGTGCCGGGCCAAGCAGATATTCAACGTGCTGGACCATTCGGCCATTTACCTGCTGATTGCCGGCACCTATACGCCGTTTGCCTTGGGCGCGCTGCGAGGCCCCTGGGGCTGGACCTTGTTCGGGCTGGTGTGGGCGATGGCGTTGCTGGGTGTGGGACTGAAGGCCAGCAAGCGGTTGAACCGCCCTGCCCTGTCCACCGGTTTGTACCTGGCGATGGGGTGGCTGGTGATCATCGCGGTCAAGCCGCTGATCGAAAGCGTGCCCTCGGGCGGGCTTGCCTGGTTGGTGGCGGGCGGGCTGGCGTACACAGGCGGCGTGGTGTTCTTCGTGTTTGACAACCGCTGGCGCTACAGCCATTTCATCTGGCATCTGTTTGTGCTGGCGGGCACGGTCTGCCACTTTTTTGCGGTGCTCTGGTACGCGGCCTGA
- a CDS encoding AraC family transcriptional regulator, with product MRNTHIDRYDALDRAVVAIGNDYPPGHVLPAHAHRRAQLLYGATGVMHVVTRDGNWVVPPQRAVWIPAGVTHQVRMWDVSTRSAYIEPGAARADQQVCEVIEVSPLLRQLLLDAVDMPAAYDPAGRDGALAALLLHEVDSAPVLPLHIPLPRDKKLAPLCRAFIATPDARMPPQTWADRLHMSPRTFSRYFRQQTGMAFAQWRQRACVVLALARLAAGGSVTAIALDFGYQSPAAFSTMFRRVLGRAPTDYLRHR from the coding sequence ATGCGCAACACCCATATCGACCGCTACGACGCGTTGGACCGCGCGGTGGTCGCCATCGGCAACGACTACCCGCCCGGCCATGTGCTGCCCGCGCATGCGCATCGGCGCGCTCAACTGCTGTATGGCGCGACCGGCGTCATGCATGTGGTCACGCGCGACGGAAATTGGGTGGTGCCGCCGCAGCGTGCAGTGTGGATTCCCGCTGGCGTGACCCATCAGGTACGCATGTGGGACGTCAGCACGCGTAGCGCGTATATCGAACCGGGCGCGGCGCGCGCCGATCAACAGGTGTGCGAAGTAATCGAGGTGTCGCCGCTGTTGCGGCAGTTGCTGCTGGACGCGGTAGACATGCCCGCGGCCTATGACCCCGCTGGCCGCGACGGCGCGTTGGCGGCTTTACTGCTGCACGAGGTCGATAGCGCGCCCGTGTTGCCGCTGCACATTCCGCTGCCGCGCGACAAGAAGCTGGCGCCGCTATGCCGCGCTTTCATCGCCACGCCGGATGCGCGCATGCCGCCGCAAACCTGGGCTGACCGGCTGCACATGAGCCCGCGCACGTTCAGCCGATATTTCCGTCAGCAGACGGGAATGGCGTTTGCGCAATGGCGCCAACGTGCTTGCGTGGTCTTGGCGCTGGCCCGCCTGGCGGCTGGCGGCTCGGTTACCGCGATTGCGCTGGACTTCGGCTACCAAAGCCCCGCCGCTTTCTCAACGATGTTCCGCCGCGTGCTGGGGCGCGCGCCTACCGACTACCTGCGGCATCGATAG
- a CDS encoding sulfite exporter TauE/SafE family protein, protein MLYLLLALFGGLSGVTTVLFGFGGGFVVVPVLYGVLTAMHGANSGATPGAIDLIGQSAMHIAVATSTCVMVVNAIAATRKHQRAGTLLRAYIWPLAAYIAVGALLGAWAATRVSGELVRWAFIAYLAVTILDCLLRQGFLAQADAHAPAPLGRGVVVGGGVVIGAIATFLGVGGSVMTVPLLRRRGLPMAQAAAMANPLTLPVAIVGTVAYMAAARSLPAPLAPWIIGYVDLLAFAVLALGSLAGIRLAAPLIPRIPDRLHARIYIALLALVMVSMLLI, encoded by the coding sequence ATGCTCTATCTATTACTGGCGCTGTTCGGCGGACTCAGCGGTGTCACGACCGTGTTGTTCGGCTTTGGTGGCGGCTTCGTCGTGGTGCCGGTGCTGTATGGCGTACTGACCGCCATGCATGGTGCAAACTCCGGCGCAACCCCGGGCGCCATCGACCTCATCGGCCAGTCCGCGATGCATATCGCCGTCGCTACGTCCACCTGCGTGATGGTGGTGAACGCCATCGCCGCGACGCGCAAGCATCAGCGCGCGGGCACACTCTTGCGGGCGTACATCTGGCCGCTGGCGGCTTATATCGCCGTGGGCGCGCTGCTGGGCGCGTGGGCCGCCACGCGCGTCAGCGGCGAGCTGGTGCGTTGGGCCTTCATCGCCTACCTGGCCGTGACCATCCTGGACTGCCTGCTGCGCCAGGGCTTCCTGGCACAAGCCGACGCCCACGCGCCCGCGCCCTTGGGCCGAGGCGTTGTGGTGGGTGGCGGCGTGGTGATCGGCGCCATCGCTACGTTTCTGGGCGTGGGCGGCAGCGTGATGACGGTGCCGCTGCTGCGCCGTCGCGGCCTGCCGATGGCCCAGGCGGCGGCGATGGCAAACCCGTTGACCTTGCCGGTGGCCATCGTGGGCACCGTGGCCTACATGGCGGCGGCGCGCAGCCTGCCTGCCCCGCTTGCGCCGTGGATCATCGGCTATGTCGACCTGCTGGCTTTCGCGGTGCTGGCGCTGGGCTCGTTGGCGGGCATCCGGCTGGCAGCCCCACTGATTCCCCGCATTCCCGACCGCCTGCACGCACGCATCTACATCGCGCTGCTGGCGCTGGTGATGGTGAGCATGCTGCTGATCTGA